Sequence from the Erythrolamprus reginae isolate rEryReg1 chromosome 2, rEryReg1.hap1, whole genome shotgun sequence genome:
ggctcttcctttttctttgctactccctccaaaagaGGTTTTTTCAGCCTTGACGTGATACTAACAGTCTTTCAggcttgcagggttttttcattcctactcctccaaataaggtttttttccatCCCCCAAGTCTTTGAAGGCATGTTTTCATTGCcgctccctctgaaaaagttttttttcccagccctaacaaggggataaaataatgtgcggaagctgaccagattaaagtaggtagatttttttcacctattttcctccccccaaactaaggtgcatcttatactccagtgtgtcttatgctccgaaaaatacggtagttaaaacttgagagaggggaagaggagagagacTGTCTTACCGCACACACAAAGCAAGTGTCGTGCCAGCTGAAGCCCAGGGCCTCAAGGAAACGGTCACCAGCGTCTATTTTGAAATCACAGCCACGGCACTTAGTTCCAAACATCTTGTCATAATCTTGCACAAAGGGGAGAGACAGGAGGACAGGAAAACGACATtattcctgagccagcattctCAAACATAATACTGTATTGTACCTACGCTGGGTGGGAAAAGGGCTTTGCATTTCCTATGGAGCAGAAGACTGGTGGGAAGGTCAGGCCCCCAAAGCATCTAGAGAGGCCCCCAAACATCCATATACTCTAGTTTTATTTTGCTCGAGGAATGCTGAGTATCAAAACTCTGCATGGTTCCTGATTGGAGTCCTTCTCAGCCCAAGGGAGAATCTAAAAATTCATCACAGGGTCTTCTGCCGTTGCCTTTCTAATTTGTTATTAATATGGCAACTCCTAAAAATAATTGACAGTTCCTCTGGTTTTGTTCAAGGTTAACTTTACACTACCTGAGCTTTTCAACTACACCACCAGCTCTATTTAACATCTTTTAGTTGCATCTACAAATCTGCTATGACTACTCTGGGTTTCCTCCTGActttacctcccccccccccaacaacagCTCCATCTCTCTGCTGTTATAAGCTAAGCTTCTATAGTCTAACACAACTGTGTTGCCTGTTGGGCTAGAGATGGCCGACAATCCTCACACTCAAGTCCAGCAAGGCTACACATGCTGTTAGGAATCCTGGGCAGCGTCCCCACCCTTTTTCTGATGAAAGGCAGCTGCTTGTTCATCTGGGAGAATACCAAATTTATTCACAGCATCCAATAGCGGGGAATGGGGATGGAAGGAGTGACTATTTCATTAGTGAAATcacatccctccccctcccccccccacaccatTTCCTAATGGAATATTCCAGAGCCGTATTGTTCAGACCCAGAATGAAAGgaatgggggggaaaaacaacaatTCCCAGCATGCTTGTTGGCATTTTATGTGATGCAGGTACTAATCTATCATCTCCATAGTAACCTAGCAGAACTAGAACTGCCCAGCAACCATCAACAAAAGGTGATCAAACCAGGAACAGAAGAGAATTGCACGGCAAGTGTTTTATTTTGCAActtcttcctgctgcccaggatAGAAAATCCAGGGCTAATCAATGCTACAttgcatggatatatgtttcggGCAAGACTTTCCCTTTTTGGTAGAAGGAATTCTGATGCCACCAGGACCAATCAGGACCCATTCCATCTCATCAGGCTGGAATGGCAACTCAAGGCTTTCGGAAAGCTTGAAAcacagagcccccccccctccctcaattACTGGGCATGCAGTACCTCTCTCGCAGTAGGGCTGCCCCTCTTCTATGTAGAAAGCACGGTTGCGGATGGGGGTTCTGCAGGCAGCACAGACAAAGCACTGGACGTGCCAGGTCATCTTCAGAGCATGCATAATTTCCTAAGGCGATACAGGAATGTGAGTCACTCCACTGAATGGAGGCACTTTCTTGGCCAATACCACGAGATAATTACGGAGGGGGGGGCAGAGCTTTATGGAGCACTTAGCATCGAACATGCTGTACAGCCCTCATCTTGATAAGCCTGGGCCAGCATGTGCTCCCATTAGGAATCAAGGGAGAAGGAAGTGGCTGGAGAAGGCAGGAGACTGATAAACAGGCCCTGGAGAAAGAGGCTCCAGGAAGTTCCAGCATAGAGCTCTTCATCTTCAACACGTCAGCACCCACTTCTATTCCAGGCCTGAATGAGGCCCTTGAAGAAACAAGCACGTTACTATCTCCTAAGTGGTTTTCAACCTATGGATCGGGACCCCTGTggcggtgtgtgtatgtgtgtgtgtgtcgaacgaccgtttcacaagggtcgcctaagacaattgggaaaagacaaatttcccatggtgttaggaactaaagcttctattctggcgacTTGGAATATacactgcccccctccccccaaaaaaataaagggaacactcaaatcacATATCctcgatctgaatgaatgaaatattctcattgaatactttgtcccgtacaaagttgaatgtgctgataacaaaatgaaattgattgtcaatcagtgttgcttcctaagtgggcagtttgatttcatagatgtttgatttacttggagttatattatgaagtttaagtgttccctttattttttttcagctgtatatatttacaatccaaccaataaggcatttacagtgggggtgtccctctagccttcctgccaatcagcttaaagctctgttgggagaattggccctagacttatggttgggagtcacaacatgaggaacatgtattaaggcagtggttctcaaccttggggtcgggacccctttgggggtcgaacgaccatttcacaggggtcacctaagacaattgggaaaagacaaatttccaatggtgttagcaactaaagcttctattctggcatctcggaacatatttttacaatccaaccaatcaggtgtttacaggggggtgtccctctgacctcttgccaatcagcttaaagatctgttggaagaattggcgctaaacttatagctgggggtcaccacaagatgaggaactgtattaaggggttgcggcattagaaaggttgagaattgTGACGCCCCACCCACCCCGTAGCTCTttcttcaccagttcaaatctcaccaggctaaaggttgactcagccttcctatccttctgaggtgggtaaaacgagaaccccgattgttgggggcgatatgctgactctgtaaaccgcttagggctgtaaagcactgtgaagcggtatataagtctaagcactaGTGCTatttctggacttcagctcccattgGCTTAGTCAGACTGACTAAAAAACTGGAAGGAGGGGTTAGTCACTCTAAAGGGTTAAGAGTCAACCAGGCTTTCCCGAATGGTCCTCACTTCGGGCATACCTGAGGCTGTAACCTGCTACCCCGAAGGCCACGTTTCACCTGGACTCACCCCTGTAATCTTCTTCTTGCACTTGGCGCAATTGGGGGCGTAACGCATGTCGTAGCACTTGGGGCAAAAGATGGAGCCCTTCTCTTCAAAAAAGCCCCCCTCGTCAAGCACCTTCCTGCACTGTGAGCAGGTGAACTCTTCTGGGTGGTAGTAGCGTCCCAGAGCCATCAGGTAGCGCCCCCTGTTGGAAAGCAAAGAGAACGGGTGAGTGGTGGATTGGCAGCAACTCTCTTCCGCTGGAAAGGCAGGCGCTCTCCCACAGGCCTGCATTACTCACATTGCAGGAAGCCAAAAAACCCGCACTTCCGAGACTCCCGTTCACTTCGCACGTATTTCAATCCTTATTAGCAAAGGCAATCGGTACATTTATTTCCTCAATCAAGTAATgagggaaaaaagaggggaaTAGCAGGGCCCCACTAGATGttgctaaagcagtgtttcccaaccttagctacttgaagatatttggacttcaactcccagaattccccagccagcaaatgctggctggggaattctgggaattgaagtccagatatcttcaagtggccaaggttgggaaacactggctaaAGTACAACCGGCAGCATTTCTACCTGCTGGCCATGTTGGCTGGGTGGCTGGAGCTGTTAATAGAGCAGCAGAGGGAGGCCACAACGAGCTCCCCACCCCAGGTGGAAAACCTCTGCGTCTCACCTGATGATTTTGTTGCACTGATAGCAGACGGGCGTTTTGCTGGCACTCTCCGGAGCTTGCTGTGCGGCCTGGACAATAGAGTTGCGGTTCTGCACAGGCGTTGGGGTGGCCGGCTGGCTGTGGGTGCTCAGCACAGTGCTGGTTTTATCGGGCGCGTATCGCTCAGCAAAGGAAGGATCCACAGCCCAAGGTGGGCGACTGGACGGGCCCGTGACAGGTGCAGGCTTTGGCGCAGTAGAACCTGGCGGAAATGACACAAGGTATCTGGAACGGCACATTTAATGGGGTGCTTGGGCAATCCAAAACTTGCAAGGCTCATGCGCCGATTCCCTGTGTCGGTCattgggaatacagtggtacctctacctaagtacgcctctacttacaaacttacaaagtacttttctagataagaaccggatgttcaagatttttttgcctcttctcaagaaccattttccacttacaaacccgagcctctgaaactgtaaccggaaaagtcagtgagaagcctccatggggcctctctaggaatctcctggaaggaaacagggccggaaaagtcagtgagaagcctccatggggcctctctaagaatctcctggaaggaaacagggccggaaaaggcagggagaagcctccgtggggcctctctaggaatctcctggaaggaaacagggccggaaaaggcagggagaagcctccatggggcctctctaagaatctcctggaaggaaacagggccggaaaaggcagggagaagcctccatggggcctctctaagaatctcctggggagaaacagggccggaaaaggtggggagaagcctctgtggggcttctctaggaatctcctgggaggaaagagggccggaaaaggcagggagaagcctctgtggggcctctctaggaatctcttgggaggaaacagagcctccaccatCCCTATGGTTTCccgaattgcacgcattatttgtttttgcattgatccctatggggaaaattgcttcttcttacaaacttttctacttaagaacctggtcacagaacaaattaagttcataagtagaggtaccactgtaccttataccagtggttcccaatctttttttggccataccccacccaagcatctctaaaatcttgatgaccccccccccaatgacatataatactattcaaaaagtgaactctacacgtgcagaagaagcctaaaaggccaccaacttggtttaaacaaggctgcaattgcctccattaaaaaatcaatttcccccctccccgtgTGGGGCGtaggccccatgttgggaaccagagTCTTATACCCTCCCGTTTTTCTTTAGGGAAATAATAAATCTGCTTCTAATCTATGCACGCACAAAGGACAATTTAAAATCAGCTCAACTGTTTTATAGAGTTGAAAGCTGCAGCCGCTTCCACCATCAAGAAAGAGACGCTCCTttgaggtttccccccccccccgcccgcgcgCGCGCTCGCCCCCAACCACTCCAGCTGCCTTTCTCCCTAGCCTGCTTACCATATCCAGGCTCCACTGTCAAGGCTGGTGCAGAAGGCGGATCTGGTATGGAGACCTGGCTACAAAATAATCAATTAGTTCCAAATAACCTGGCCTCTTTTGCCTTATAACCCAAGCACAGAGGTTGGCCCTTCACAATGCATTTAACAGAGGAGAGAACCCCACCTAAATTCGGGTGGGGGACAATTTCCTCCTCCCCAGGCAGGAGTTAAAACCAGGACAAGGAGAGCCTAGGCCGAGTTCTCTGTGTAGCAGTGACCCCTATTGGCTAGTTTGGTCCCCCAACCTGCAGTAGAGTTCAAGGAAGGGGTGGTGTCCCATGGAAGTAAGCAGGAAGTGTCAGTTTTGAGCCCAGATAAGTCCAAAGCTGCCTGAGGAGGTAAGTATCCTTCCATCTTACGTGGACAGGTGGCATCCCACTTTTGCCctccacagaaaagaaaaaggaagaaaagtccAATTTAATTAGCCTGAAAAGAAGGCGTAAAGAACTACTGTAGAGAGCGCTATGGACGGGGATTGTTGTCTCCACCACACACTCAGAAGGAAGAACATTCATTCCTCTACAGCAGGgagggtgaacctgtggcacgcggagccatatcagaggcgttgccctatgtcagatcCAGCGGGCATGTGCGCGCTAGACAGCTGATTTCCGGCCTTGtggaaggccgtttcaccctccagagcaggggtgggcaatacATTTtaccatggggctgcatgagaaattgggatggtttcagagggccggactgatataattaactcagttctgccctcttccttgttttctttctcccaaattacccctccccccccaatacACACAGAAAGAGCGCAAACCTCCCCCCTGTTCCTTATTGGCCCCTccgctctcctccccctcctcccttcacgTCCTCACTCGcgctgcccctccccagcagcccacccccccACTCCTGTCTGGCCCCACCCCCCGCATTATCACAATAACACTCactattatctcagggaccgccttctgctgcatgaatcccagcgaccagttaggtcccacagagtgggccttctccgggccccgtcaactaaacaatatcgtttggcgggacgcaggggaacagccttctctgtggcggccctgtccctctggaaccaactccccccagagattagaattgcccccaccctccttgcctttcataagcttcttaaaacccacctctgccaccaggcatgggggaactgagatattctttccccctaggcatttaaaattttatgcatgttatgtctgtatgtatgtttggttttataataaggggttttttagttgttttagtattggattgttacatgctgtttttattactgttgttagccaccccgagtctgcggagaggggtggcatacaaatccaataaataaataaataaacttatggcACAATAAAACCCAATATGgcattaatgataataataataataatgataataataatgataataataatacaataataataataatttattagatttgtatgccacccctctccgaagactcagggtggccgcCCACCCACCTTCCTCCCCTCTGTGTCTTATCCCCTGGgctgttgtcccccccccccatctcagcTGCCCAGCCTGTTCCCGCCACGGTTGGGCAGCTGCTGCCCTGAGCCTCAACAACTGCCCCCCTCTCAACCCGCTGCCTTTTGTCCGGCATCGCAGAGAGGAGAGAGCCGTGAGGAAGGAGGGATTGTTGCTTTCCTGTGGCAAAACGGGACTAAAAAGGGCAACCCCGATTTGTCCCGCGACGGTGGGGCTCTAAGAGAGCCTTGTTGgtgggtgcttttttgtcctgttcattcGAGGTGCTTGCTCCCCCACCTCCCACTTCAtggcttcctcctccaggaaaCTGGTCACAAATAGCGGgcagaccggtcacagatagcgggtgggccagatgtggcccatgggccaccccttgcccaggtctgctccagaggcttccctgaaaccccGGAGTACGAAAATCcatccaatgggcaaaccagaagtctgtttttcccaacttccggtttggtcattttttcactgtcccaggcttcagtgaggcctctgcgcatgtgcagagatgGGGTGGTATTGTATGCATGTGCAAGAGAAGCGTGGTGTGTGCATATGTGGGGAGGAGGGAATGGGTATGGGCACGTGctaatacatgcacacacacctttttggcaGGTGAACCAAAGAGGGTTCGCCATCGCTGCTCTACCGTATATGGTTTCCTTTTCTAAAAAGAGACAAAGGAAACAACTCTTCTCCAGGCTCCAGTCAAGACTGAGTCAAAGGCTGCAGGAGGAGGTGTCTGTCTGCATGCACACAAAGGAAAAGTCTCTTAAATAGTTGTTCTGTTGGGGCCCGTTGTTAAGATAATAATTGTTGGGGCAGTTCCCGAGTCATTGAACAATGGTATAGAAACAATGCCTGGTATTAATGTTGTAGAAGAACAGCCTCTTGCTAAGGCTCCCTGCAGGAAGCAGTAGGACTTTCCCACACAGGAGAGTTAGCAGAATTGAAGATCCTGATCAAAACAAGGCACAAAAACGTCGCCCAGTACAAAGGGGTTACAGGGCCAGAACTGTTTTGGAGTTGGCAACGTACGTCTGGCATAGCTGTCAGGAGgcaactttctttttctttttggtaaaaaACCAAACTTTGTTTGAAAGTATTCCCCAGAACACGGCACCTTTTCTGAATCCTACtggaatgatagaaacatagaaacatagaagactgacggcagaaaaggacctcatggtccatctagtctgcccttatactatttcctgtatttttatcttaggatggatatatgtttatcccaggcatgtttaaattcagttactgtggatttaccaaccacgtctgctggaagtttgttccaaggatctactactctttcagtaaaataatattttctcacattcttttgatctttcccccaactaacttcagattgtgtccccttgttcttgtgttcactttcctattaaaaacacttccctcctggaccttatttaaccctttaacatatttaaatgtttcgatcatgtcccccctttcccttctgtcctccagactatacagattgagttcatgatgcTGAAGTAAATTCTTAACATTTAAAGAAAATTAGTGAAATCCAGCTCCTTCTACCCTCATCTATCTGATGACTTTTTGTGATACCCGATAAAGTATCACGTAAGGATGGGGTGGGGAATGTGGTGAACACTTGGGTACCAATGCTAGCTTCATGCTGTTTTTACATACAACTCTAGTCAGAGGTGTTTCAATGGGAAcatatagcaataacatttagacttgtataccgcttcatggtgcttttacagccctctctaagcagtttgcagaatcagcatattggccccaacaatctgggtcctcattttatccaccttggaaggatggaaggctcagccaaccttgagccagtggtaagatttgaactgctgaactacagctagcagttattatttatttatttattcaattttattgaatagctgaagtagcctgcagtgctgcactctaaccactgcgtcaccctgGCTTTTACATGCTTCTTGTGATACCCAGTAAAGTATCGTGGAAGGATGGGGTGAGGAATGATGTGGTACCAATGCTATCTTCATGTTGTTTTCACCTACAACTCTAATCaggggtcatagttccctctaagctgagcagtgagcaatcgctcacttaaagatcatcatcaactcagagttttccaaacctgcccagaagccgagagggaaagagagagagaggaagagaggaagagagagaaacagatagaaaaaagagaggaaggaaaagagaaagaaaaagaatgggagtaaggaagagagaaagaaaatcaaaatctagtttgaaactagctcaactatttaagtggcattttgatattgatagagttgccctattatgagctcactgttatagacacacagtacagtattttatcttgaaattctctcaggcaaaacagggtgggttttttatttgtttgtttgtttgtttgtttgtttgtttgtttgtttgtttgtttgtttattatttctgtgccacccagtcccgaagggactgccgctcagacactatattttcccgcccactccccccaaaaattagagggaacactgccagggGTGTTTCAATGGGAACATATAGTGCGTCTATCCCAAACCAACAGGGTACATAGGACCACtctagattcccccccccaaccccatgTTCAGGCCTCGTGCCTGCAAAAGGACAACCGGCTTATCCATAGATCGTCGAGTAGAAATAAATTATCAGTGCAGAGCTCAGAGGGACATTTCAAGGCCAGATACTACCGCAGGGAGCTGTAGGGCAGGGAAGAGGTGAAATGAAATGGCAGTTTAGTTTGTGTGATGAATCGCAGAGGGAACCACCTCAGCCCTGGAGCAGGCTTTTCCCAGGAAGAAGAGAGCAAGATGCTACCTGCACTTCAGCAGAAAATGCTGCCGGCCAGGAGAAGAAAGGCCTGTGCTGGAGCAGAAGCTCCCCGAAAACAGAAAGATGGAAGAACTGAAGAAATGTATGGAACTTGTCAGATGAAGCAAAGAAGCAGGGGACACCCCTGAGCAACCCcaagaaagggagaataaagcaCAGACATTGCCAGGAGGTTCACccactttctttccccctttttagatacaggggtggacaaaaaaatggaaacaccttgcagctcttccgtggaatccagatttgtgaagctccctttgaacagtttttgtggaaactgggttctgtacgtgtgtATTgcgctctgcagtgattttaggagctgcggtcttgggATCCGCTCTAataatttgctttagagtccgacggtctctctcagacaacttcgatttTCAACCAGactggctgaggacgttttcatttctctttcaaaagcagtcattacttttgagacattacctcttgaaatgccaaa
This genomic interval carries:
- the PDLIM7 gene encoding PDZ and LIM domain protein 7 isoform X2; translation: MSDMDSYKVLLDGPAPWGFRLQGGKDFNMPLSISRLTPGGKAAQAGVGVGDWVLSIDGESTSTMTHIEAQNKIRACGDKLSLSLSKVQNLLGRPQKVSIPDPPSAPALTVEPGYGSTAPKPAPVTGPSSRPPWAVDPSFAERYAPDKTSTVLSTHSQPATPTPVQNRNSIVQAAQQAPESASKTPVCYQCNKIIRGRYLMALGRYYHPEEFTCSQCRKVLDEGGFFEEKGSIFCPKCYDMRYAPNCAKCKKKITGEIMHALKMTWHVQCFVCAACRTPIRNRAFYIEEGQPYCERDYDKMFGTKCRGCDFKIDAGDRFLEALGFSWHDTCFVCAICQMNLEGKTFYSKKDKPLCKSHAFSHV
- the PDLIM7 gene encoding PDZ and LIM domain protein 7 isoform X1, with amino-acid sequence MSDMDSYKVLLDGPAPWGFRLQGGKDFNMPLSISRLTPGGKAAQAGVGVGDWVLSIDGESTSTMTHIEAQNKIRACGDKLSLSLSKVQNLLGRPQKDALPSSQLPKYNFTPSSALNKTARPFGVNPAPNSDPGRVTKPVRYVPPASVCTTQHNGQVSIPDPPSAPALTVEPGYGSTAPKPAPVTGPSSRPPWAVDPSFAERYAPDKTSTVLSTHSQPATPTPVQNRNSIVQAAQQAPESASKTPVCYQCNKIIRGRYLMALGRYYHPEEFTCSQCRKVLDEGGFFEEKGSIFCPKCYDMRYAPNCAKCKKKITGEIMHALKMTWHVQCFVCAACRTPIRNRAFYIEEGQPYCERDYDKMFGTKCRGCDFKIDAGDRFLEALGFSWHDTCFVCAICQMNLEGKTFYSKKDKPLCKSHAFSHV